The following are encoded together in the Malaya genurostris strain Urasoe2022 chromosome 3, Malgen_1.1, whole genome shotgun sequence genome:
- the LOC131434288 gene encoding uncharacterized protein LOC131434288: MLYGRPEAIVQAVIRKIRSLPSPNIEKLETVVNFALTVENLVATIQACEVNDFVYNASLRYELVGRLPSTLKLSWARFSRGNPAPNLLDFSTWLYETAEDASAVIDIVNIENRPRGTKRDGFLNIHSELNSEESEPANLQQKPSELIITETKKCMVCKKDCHSVGKCKHFVELSYDARWATVRAGKLCRKCLCKHNGSCKQAKPCSTDGCTYLHHPLLHDRGDNRSDEPSIHPIESNCNVHQTQSEILFRIVPVILHGPTKTIRTYAFLDDGSELTLLERDLADELGLKGPTSSLCLKWTGETTKTENRSQSVNLRISSVTNPSKSYGLSNVRTIDNLQIRPQTLLISELQQRFRHLLGLPIESYNLVSPRILIGLDHASLGFAMKSREGQRNEPIAVKTRLGWIVFGSCVEGTRAEQYVNYHTLQVCPCNREEGEDLHETVKSYFALDSLGISKPKELLLSHEDQRAQSLLASLTRPSDGRFESGLLWKYDTVRLPDSSSMALRRWRCLENRLMRDSKLACELKAKIQHHIDKGYIRKLSTAELNTKRSRVWYLPIFPIVNPNKPGKTRLVWDAAATAYGVSLNSVLLKGPDQLTSLLSVLIQFREFRIAVCGDIREMYHQVKIREDDQHCQRFLWKTCETDTDPSVYIVQVMTFGACCSPSTAQYVKNYNAQRFQKEYPTAVNAIINQHYVDDMLISVESEEEAIRIVRDVQRIHRSAGFEMRNWTSNSTKVISAMNETGLVEKGLSIGDEHITEKVLGMWWNTSTDCFTFKMSSRYDQQLIRGQRRPTKREVLRTLMMIFDPLGLIAHFLMQLKTILQEIWRSSVDWDDPIDESQFRKWTEWIAMLPHVSSIEIPRCYRTFTPATKETQVQMHTFVDASENGFAAVVYLRFQNESTIECCLVGAKTRVAPLKFLSIPKSELQAAVLGVRLADTMAKPLAIKIKQCFFWTDSRDVLCWLNSDHRRYSQFVAFRVSEILETTNVHEWQWVPTRQNVADDETDYIRHST, from the coding sequence ATGCTCTATGGAAGACCAGAAGCCATCGTACAAGCGGTCATAAGAAAGATTCGTTCGTTACCATCTCCGAACATTGAAAAGCTTGAGACAGTAGTGAACTTTGCACTTACGGTGGAGAATTTGGTTGCTACCATACAAGCTTGTGAAGTAAATGACTTTGTATACAACGCATCACTTCGTTATGAGTTGGTAGGGAGGCTACCGTCCACACTGAAGCTCAGTTGGGCCAGGTTTTCGAGAGGAAATCCTGCTCCGAACCTTCTAGATTTTAGTACGTGGCTGTACGAGACAGCAGAAGACGCTAGTGCAGTCATAGACATCGTAAACATCGAAAATCGACCGCGTGGTACTAAACGGGATGGTTTCTTGAATATTCATTCGGAGCTGAACAGCGAGGAATCGGAACCAGCCAACCTACAGCAGAAACCATCTGAACTAATTATTACCgagacgaagaagtgcatggtATGCAAAAAGGATTGTCACTCGGTAGGGAAGTGCAAACATTTCGTGGAATTGAGCTACGATGCGAGATGGGCGACGGTAAGAGCGGGCAAGCTGTGTCGAAAATGTTTATGTAAGCACAACGGATCGTGCAAACAAGCGAAACCATGTAGTACTGACGGCTGCACATATTTACATCACCCGCTGTTACACGACCGCGGAGACAATCGTTCCGATGAACCATCCATACACCCTATCGAAAGTAATTGTAACGTGCATCAAACGCAGTCGGAAATCTTGTTCCGAATTGTTCCAGTTATCTTGCATGGTCCAACAAAGACAATTCGAACTTACGCTTTTTTGGATGATGGCTCCGAACTCACGCTTTTAGAACGCGATTTAGCAGATGAGCTTGGTTTGAAAGGGCCTACGAGTTCTTTATGCCTCAAATGGACAGGCGAAACTACGAAGACGGAAAACAGATCACAGAGCGTGAATCTTCGTATTTCCAGCGTGACGAATCCTTCAAAGAGCTACGGCCTTTCCAACGTTCGAACGATTGATAATCTACAAATCCGGCCACAAACGCTTTTAATCTCAGAATTGCAGCAAAGATTCCGACATCTTTTAGGACTACCTATAGAGTCATATAATCTCGTCAGTCCACGAATTCTCATTGGTCTAGATCATGCCAGCCTTGGGTTCGCGATGAAGAGTCGCGAAGGTCAGCGTAACGAACCGATCGCTGTAAAAACACGCCTAGGATGGATAGTATTCGGCAGTTGCGTAGAAGGCACAAGGGCTGAACAATACGTGAACTATCACACGTTGCAGGTATGTCCATGTAACCGAGAGGAAGGCGAAGATCTTCACGAAACTGTAAAGAGCTACTTTGCCCTCGATAGCCTAGGAATTTCGAAGCCTAAAGAACTACTTCTGTCGCACGAAGATCAACGAGCACAGTCATTGTTAGCATCGCTCACTCGTCCTTCTGATGGGCGCTTCGAATCCGGACTTCTGTGGAAATACGATACCGTACGACTTCCGGATAGCTCATCAATGGCATTGCGAAGATGGAGATGTTTAGAAAATCGTTTAATGAGAGATTCAAAGTTAGCATGTGAGTTGAAAGCAAAAATTCAGCATCATATCGATAAAGGCTACATACGAAAGCTTTCGACAGCAGAGTTGAACACAAAACGCTCTCGAGTCTGGTACCTTCCAATATTTCCTATTGTTAATCCGAATAAACCGGGTAAAACGAGGTTAGTATGGGACGCAGCTGCCACGGCCTATGGCGTCTCACTCAATTCAGTCTTGCTAAAAGGTCCAGACCAGTTAACATCCCTACTTTCCGTGCTGAtccaatttcgagaatttcgaataGCGGTATGTGGCGACATACGTGAGATGTATCACCAAGTAAAGATTCGCGAAGACGATCAGCACTGCCAACGTTTCCTTTGGAAGACATGCGAGACAGATACAGATCCTAGCGTCTACATAGTACAGGTTATGACCTTCGGTGCCTGCTGTTCGCCAAGTACGGCACAATACGTGAAAAACTATAATGCGCAAAGATTTCAGAAGGAATATCCAACAGCCGTTAACGCCATTATAAATCAACACTATGTCGATGACATGCTTATCAGTGTAGAGTCAGAAGAAGAAGCTATACGAATTGTTCGAGATGTACAAAGAATTCACAGGTCAGCAGGTTTTGAGATGCGGAACTGGACGTCAAACTCAACTAAAGTTATTTCCGCCATGAACGAAACTGGTCTCGTCGAAAAAGGTCTCAGCATCGGCGACGAACACATCACCGAAAAGGTTCTAGGAATGTGGTGGAACACATCAACCGACTGTTTCACTTTTAAAATGTCATCCCGATATGACCAGCAACTGATTCGAGGGCAGCGACGACCAACGAAACGCGAAGTACTCCGTACTCTAATGATGATCTTCGATCCACTAGGTCTAATCGCGCATTTCTTGATGCAACTGAAAACAATTCTACAGGAAATTTGGCGAAGCTCGGTCGACTGGGATGATCCCATTGATGAATCCCAGTTTCGAAAGTGGACTGAATGGATAGCAATGTTACCACATGTATCGTCTATTGAAATTCCTCGGTGTTATCGAACCTTTACACCCGCTACAAAGGAAACACAGGTACAAATGCATACGTTTGTTGACGCCAGTGAGAATGGTTTCGCGGCAGTGGTTTATTTACGATTTCAAAACGAAAGTACAATCGAATGCTGTTTAGTAGGAGCAAAAACTCGAGTGGCTCCGCTCAAATTCCTTTCGATTCCAAAATCTGAACTGCAGGCTGCGGTACTAGGCGTGAGATTGGCGGATACTATGGCGAAACCATTAGCTATCAAGATCAAACAGTGCTTTTTTTGGACTGATTCTAGAGACGTTCTCTGCTGGCTCAATTCCGATCATCGCCGATACAGTCAATTTGTTGCATTTCGCGTCAGTGAAATCTTAGAAACGACGAACGTTCACGAGTGGCAATGGGTACCAACAAGGCAGAACGTAGCCGACGACGAAACGGATTACATACGCCATTCGACGTAG
- the LOC131434290 gene encoding uncharacterized protein LOC131434290 — translation MAENYMFRLAQCSIYADEIAVLKAPHNQSRKLLKNSPLRRLCTFLDKDGILRSRGRTQECHFADYDAANPIILPPNNHITKLIVLDAHKRFNHQNHETIINEVRQRFCSPGLKATYRAIRKSCQHCKNEKAAPQPPAMADLPYARLAAFCRPFTYMGIDYFGPMIVSIGRRTEKRWGVIATCLTTRAIHLELAHTLTTSSCIMAIRNIFARRGIPAVIYSDRGTNFQGASKEMQTALEKLDHDQLMQEFTTSRTEWKFNPPASPHMGGAWERLIQSVKKNLNVLQRNSSPTHEVLQNALVEVENVLNSRPLTSVPLDNDESPVLTPNHFLLGTHNGLRPWTAYDDSSAALRNTWQRSQIMANQFWKQWIRDYLPTLTRRQKWLLPAKPIAIGDVVIIVDSNLPRNCWLKGRVIGVKPNADGQVRMATVQTTNGIYERPAVKLAVLDVGVQSNTLQLSPQRILGGV, via the coding sequence ATGGCAGAAAACTACATGTTTCGACTCGCACAGTGTAGTATTTACGCAGATGAAATAGCTGTTTTGAAAGCGCCTCATAACCAGTCACGAAAACTTCTGAAAAACAGTCCCCTTCGACGGTTGTGTACCTTCCTTGATAAGGATGGCATTTTGCGATCCCGCGGCCGTACACAAGAATGTCATTTCGCAGATTACGATGCCGCGAATCCAATAATTCTACCACCCAATAACCATATCACCAAACTTATTGTACTCGATGCTCACAAACGATTTAATCATCAGAATCATGAAACGATAATCAACGAGGTTCGGCAGCGTTTCTGCAGCCCAGGCCTGAAGGCTACATACCGCGCTATACGAAAATCTTGTCAACATTGCAAAAACGAAAAGGCAGCTCCACAGCCACCAGCGATGGCCGATTTACCATACGCTCGACTTGCTGCTTTTTGTAGACCCTTTACGTACATGGGAATCGACTACTTTGGCCCGATGATAGTATCAATCGGCCGACGCACAGAGAAACGTTGGGGGGTCATTGCAACATGTCTTACCACTCGTGCCATTCACTTAGAACTCGCTCACACACTGACGACCAGTTCCTGTATCATGGCAATACGCAACATTTTTGCTAGAAGAGGTATCCCGGCAGTGATCTACAGCGACCGCGGTACAAACTTTCAGGGCGCTAGCAAGGAGATGCAGACTGCACTGGAGAAACTTGATCACGATCAATTGATGCAGGAATTCACGACATCTAGAACGGAATGGAAATTCAATCCTCCAGCTTCCCCTCATATGGGTGGAGCTTGGGAACGGCTTATACAGtctgtaaaaaaaaacctaaatgTGCTTCAGCGGAATTCCTCACCAACCCATGAAGTACTTCAAAACGCGTTAGTAGAAGTGGAAAATGTACTTAACTCACGCCCACTCACAAGCGTTCCTCTCGACAATGATGAATCTCCAGTGTTAACGCCAAATCACTTTCTTTTGGGTACACACAATGGATTACGGCCCTGGACAGCGTACGACGACAGTTCAGCAGCACTAAGAAACACCTGGCAGCGGTCGCAAATCATGGCGAACCAATTTTGGAAACAGTGGATACGGGACTATCTGCCCACACTCACCCGAAGACAGAAGTGGCTGTTACCTGCAAAACCAATTGCCATCGGTGACGTGGTCATCATAGTGGACTCGAATTTACCCCGTAACTGTTGGCTGAAGGGTAGAGTCATAGGTGTAAAACCAAACGCGGACGGACAGGTAAGAATGGCCACAGTACAAACGACTAATGGGATCTACGAGAGACCGGCCGTGAAACTCGCTGTTCTAGACGTAGGCGTTCAGTCGAATACGCTTCAGCTGAGTCCTCAGCGCATCCTGGGGGGAGTGTAA